Proteins encoded in a region of the Halarsenatibacter silvermanii genome:
- a CDS encoding TorD/DmsD family molecular chaperone, translating into MRRKIYILFSHLIYRPDSELREELVESRHLDLFNEYDQFADAPEVPESWRPENIPEVEEWDELWEEELNYNNPKINLIESVYKPWTVDESCQMPFADEKGFLMGDWAHHMLHLYEQLDFELPESFSHCPDHLMLELEFMSLLIEEVSRQHQHQFLNQHLDWIDDLLEEAQNEDLAGFYIDLIKWLLEFIRAEKEYLAAKSSTA; encoded by the coding sequence TTGAGAAGAAAGATCTATATTCTTTTCAGTCATCTCATATACAGACCCGATTCCGAATTGAGAGAAGAGCTGGTTGAAAGCAGACATTTAGATCTTTTTAATGAGTATGATCAGTTTGCCGATGCTCCTGAAGTGCCGGAAAGCTGGAGGCCGGAAAATATCCCGGAAGTCGAAGAGTGGGATGAGCTCTGGGAGGAGGAGCTCAATTATAATAATCCCAAAATCAATCTGATAGAATCTGTGTATAAACCCTGGACGGTAGACGAAAGCTGTCAGATGCCTTTTGCCGATGAAAAAGGTTTTTTAATGGGGGATTGGGCTCATCATATGCTTCACTTGTATGAGCAGCTGGATTTTGAGCTGCCGGAAAGTTTTTCGCACTGTCCTGATCATCTCATGCTGGAACTGGAATTTATGAGCCTGTTAATTGAAGAGGTCAGCCGTCAGCACCAGCATCAATTTTTAAATCAGCATCTCGACTGGATAGATGACCTGCTGGAAGAGGCTCAGAATGAGGACCTGGCAGGTTTTTATATAGATCTTATAAAATGGCTGCTTGAATTTATTCGTGCGGAAAAAGAATATCTTGCTGCCAAATCTTCTACTGCGTAA
- a CDS encoding 4Fe-4S dicluster domain-containing protein — MQEEKENNQSRRSFLKKSAAAGFTALTAGTALTGDKLLAESNETPRKAILMDNRLCIECQACRVACQNENEIDEEYSFIKFVSKESGEYPDVEYRLRRDSCFHCPDSPCINQCPVDALYKGEGRFTTLEVEECIACGQCQQACPFDIPEIGEERMYKCDACQHLLEQGEEPACVSTCISYALDFGDFEDMLEAGQQRVEEIKDKYPNAELYADYDYGLLLILTDTPTELNLV, encoded by the coding sequence ATGCAGGAAGAAAAAGAAAATAATCAGAGCCGAAGAAGTTTTCTGAAAAAGTCTGCTGCAGCAGGTTTTACAGCGCTGACAGCAGGCACTGCCCTAACCGGTGATAAACTTCTGGCAGAAAGCAATGAGACGCCCAGAAAAGCTATATTAATGGATAACAGGCTGTGTATTGAGTGTCAGGCCTGCCGGGTTGCCTGCCAGAATGAAAACGAAATAGATGAGGAATATAGTTTCATAAAATTTGTGAGCAAAGAGAGCGGAGAATATCCCGATGTGGAATACCGGCTCAGGCGAGACAGCTGTTTTCATTGTCCGGATTCCCCCTGTATAAATCAGTGTCCGGTGGATGCTCTTTATAAAGGGGAAGGTAGATTTACCACCCTGGAGGTGGAGGAATGTATTGCCTGCGGCCAGTGTCAGCAGGCCTGTCCCTTTGATATACCGGAGATAGGGGAAGAGAGAATGTATAAATGTGACGCCTGTCAACATCTACTGGAACAGGGAGAAGAACCTGCCTGTGTGAGCACATGTATTTCTTATGCTCTGGATTTTGGAGATTTCGAAGATATGCTGGAAGCAGGTCAGCAAAGAGTGGAAGAAATAAAAGATAAATATCCGAATGCTGAGCTATATGCGGATTATGATTATGGATTGCTGTTAATTTTAACTGATACTCCAACCGAACTTAATCTGGTTTAA
- a CDS encoding molybdopterin-dependent oxidoreductase: protein MKLTRRSFLKKSGLAAGALGLSLQTFDFEEWSAQAQEAEVEKLPTQCNTCGTQCGAWAYVKNGRVWKVEGHEEHARSLGKLCARSHGGLGWVYDADRVQQPLKRVGEKEFEPISWEQALTEIADKLDDILTEYGPGYVAYGHYPRSTGTFYSERLMHALGVSTLCTHATSCNAARNTGFLYSMGGVPDADLSNTEYALIIGRNHGGGIRTDQMKKMSEALSGDAKIVCVDPRQNNIARIADDWVPIKPGTDLAMVLAISNVIIEEGLYDEEYVEEHAVGFDQFAERVERVTPDWAEQVTDVPAEKIKEMALELGENRPRSLVHPSWGGAFGAKYANSEETARAVACVNALLGNINEEGGLIFHPTPELGSLNEDQYPAPEEPDTRRADGVGVMDEYPLAGDFGLPHYLMEKAQEGELKSMFIRHHNPVRNFPDYEHMAEGFRNLDLSVVFEINMTETAMLADYVLPECSFMEREEVIEASGGPYASISMRTQVIPKVYEETKSFDEIIVELAEKLGVGEYFNFTLDEVNRARLEPYDITLEEFKEKGSMLIDMEAPLGDKDLNTRSGDFEFYSEVYDHVGRPGVVGWQPPAIGVDLEEDEFRFATGKEGFHSHTATANIESLAQITKDYDTNRLWINSSVAEERGIEDGDKVKVKSPVSTEEVRVKVTELIHPGTVFMPSGYGNKTPFYETAEEIATLNPNDIVPYQTSDIAGHSMRQETTVKIEKV, encoded by the coding sequence ATGAAACTGACAAGACGCAGTTTTCTGAAGAAATCCGGGCTGGCAGCCGGGGCGCTCGGTCTTTCTCTGCAGACTTTTGACTTTGAAGAATGGTCTGCTCAAGCTCAGGAAGCTGAAGTGGAGAAACTTCCCACACAGTGCAATACCTGCGGCACCCAGTGTGGAGCCTGGGCTTATGTTAAAAATGGCCGAGTGTGGAAAGTTGAAGGTCATGAAGAACATGCCCGCAGCCTCGGAAAATTATGTGCCCGTTCTCACGGAGGTCTGGGCTGGGTTTATGATGCTGATAGAGTTCAACAGCCGCTGAAAAGAGTGGGTGAAAAAGAATTCGAGCCTATCAGCTGGGAACAGGCTTTAACCGAGATAGCTGATAAGCTGGATGATATTCTGACAGAGTATGGTCCTGGCTATGTAGCTTATGGCCATTATCCACGGTCTACCGGCACTTTTTATTCCGAGCGTTTGATGCACGCTCTGGGCGTAAGCACTCTCTGTACCCATGCTACTTCCTGCAATGCAGCCCGTAATACAGGATTTTTGTACTCCATGGGCGGAGTTCCCGATGCCGACCTATCCAACACCGAATATGCCCTGATAATTGGTCGCAATCACGGAGGCGGCATCAGGACGGATCAGATGAAAAAGATGAGCGAAGCTTTATCAGGAGATGCTAAAATTGTCTGTGTAGATCCCCGTCAAAATAATATAGCCCGCATTGCCGATGACTGGGTACCTATAAAACCAGGTACCGATCTGGCTATGGTGCTGGCTATAAGCAATGTTATTATAGAAGAGGGCTTATATGATGAGGAATATGTGGAAGAACATGCAGTAGGGTTTGATCAGTTTGCGGAAAGAGTTGAAAGGGTAACGCCTGATTGGGCCGAGCAGGTAACTGATGTTCCCGCTGAAAAAATCAAAGAGATGGCCCTGGAACTGGGAGAGAACAGACCCAGATCACTGGTACATCCTTCCTGGGGTGGAGCCTTTGGAGCCAAATATGCCAACAGCGAAGAGACTGCCCGGGCAGTTGCATGTGTGAACGCTTTGCTGGGGAATATTAATGAAGAAGGTGGTTTGATTTTCCATCCCACCCCCGAGCTGGGCAGCCTGAATGAAGATCAGTATCCAGCTCCCGAAGAACCGGACACCCGCAGAGCTGATGGAGTAGGAGTAATGGATGAATATCCGCTGGCTGGAGACTTTGGCCTGCCCCATTATCTGATGGAAAAAGCCCAGGAGGGCGAATTAAAGTCCATGTTTATCCGGCATCATAATCCGGTGCGCAATTTCCCCGATTATGAGCATATGGCGGAAGGTTTTAGGAACCTGGATCTCTCTGTGGTTTTTGAGATTAATATGACTGAAACGGCCATGCTGGCTGATTACGTGCTGCCGGAATGCAGCTTTATGGAAAGAGAGGAAGTAATTGAAGCCTCTGGCGGGCCATATGCTTCTATCAGTATGAGGACCCAGGTTATACCTAAGGTATATGAGGAAACCAAAAGTTTCGATGAAATCATCGTTGAATTAGCCGAAAAACTGGGTGTGGGTGAATATTTTAACTTCACACTCGACGAAGTAAATAGAGCCCGGCTGGAACCCTATGATATAACTCTGGAGGAATTTAAAGAAAAAGGCTCGATGTTAATCGATATGGAAGCTCCGCTGGGCGATAAAGATCTTAATACCCGCTCGGGAGATTTTGAGTTTTATTCCGAGGTTTATGATCATGTCGGTCGACCCGGGGTTGTAGGCTGGCAGCCTCCTGCGATTGGTGTTGATCTGGAGGAAGATGAATTTAGATTTGCCACCGGCAAAGAAGGCTTTCACTCTCATACTGCCACAGCCAATATTGAAAGTCTGGCTCAGATCACCAAAGATTATGATACCAATAGGTTGTGGATTAATTCTTCAGTGGCAGAAGAGAGGGGCATAGAAGATGGAGATAAGGTTAAAGTGAAGTCACCTGTATCTACCGAGGAAGTGAGAGTAAAAGTGACCGAACTGATTCATCCAGGGACTGTATTTATGCCTTCCGGTTATGGCAACAAAACTCCTTTTTATGAGACGGCGGAAGAAATTGCCACTCTAAATCCCAATGACATAGTACCCTATCAAACTTCCGATATAGCCGGGCACTCCATGCGTCAGGAGACAACGGTTAAAATAGAGAAGGTTTAA
- a CDS encoding rhodanese-like domain-containing protein, whose amino-acid sequence MAAAAEVDTINTSELEELVEATSDERESYEEPPADWDFVLIDTRSNEEYAAGHINGAINMPEDEEFAPDMLPEDETEKLVFYGGDCHEWMREAQELGYENIYHYEASLIGWERAGNYLTTTPEHVQALLDSDYTDDADTLPYLIIDTRGHATYMESHVPSAQSRPHTVFEEKFLDYMPAEKDVEIITYCGGFF is encoded by the coding sequence TTGGCTGCTGCAGCTGAAGTTGACACAATAAACACTTCGGAACTGGAGGAACTGGTTGAAGCTACTTCTGATGAGCGTGAAAGCTATGAAGAACCACCTGCTGACTGGGATTTCGTCCTTATAGACACCAGAAGCAATGAGGAATATGCTGCCGGTCATATTAACGGCGCAATCAATATGCCGGAGGATGAAGAATTTGCACCCGATATGCTGCCGGAAGATGAAACAGAAAAACTCGTATTTTACGGAGGCGATTGTCACGAATGGATGCGAGAAGCTCAGGAATTGGGTTATGAAAATATTTATCATTATGAAGCCAGTTTGATTGGCTGGGAGCGTGCCGGCAATTATTTGACCACTACACCCGAACATGTACAGGCACTGCTCGACAGCGATTATACCGACGATGCAGATACATTGCCCTATCTAATCATCGATACCAGAGGTCATGCGACCTATATGGAAAGTCATGTGCCCTCCGCACAATCCCGACCGCATACCGTTTTTGAAGAGAAATTTCTGGACTATATGCCGGCTGAAAAAGATGTCGAGATCATAACCTACTGTGGTGGTTTCTTCTGA
- a CDS encoding rhodanese-like domain-containing protein has protein sequence MAGGTPAWEAHEMPLFGTDATEAELAEDEVDRAIDSDEFTELHEEGAVVIDVRDQDEIDDSGLIENALHMPSGELADDPEAFIDELPEDETETIIVHCAAGVRARDAADDIAELGYEDVYYLDGRIIVHEDGSFSF, from the coding sequence ATGGCTGGCGGGACTCCTGCCTGGGAAGCCCATGAAATGCCACTTTTCGGCACAGATGCTACTGAAGCTGAACTGGCTGAAGATGAAGTTGATAGAGCCATAGATAGCGATGAGTTTACCGAACTACATGAAGAGGGGGCTGTAGTTATCGATGTTAGAGACCAGGATGAGATTGATGATTCCGGTCTGATAGAAAATGCTCTGCATATGCCCAGCGGTGAACTCGCAGATGATCCGGAGGCCTTTATAGACGAACTGCCGGAAGATGAGACCGAAACCATAATTGTTCACTGTGCAGCCGGGGTTAGAGCCCGAGATGCAGCTGATGATATAGCTGAGCTGGGTTATGAAGATGTTTATTATCTGGACGGCAGAATTATAGTTCATGAAGATGGCAGTTTTTCTTTCTAA
- a CDS encoding rhodanese-like domain-containing protein → MLKKSVIALMAAVMVMALVSTAGAHPLVEEYEGQVDEMDVMDLQMDRDMGEDYLVLDVRTPEERSEGYIPDTVYTNFGTLFFNIEEYVEDQDEMFVVSCQSGARSLIAAKLLQDMGYENVINLEGGFLAWEDAGYEVEHPEE, encoded by the coding sequence ATGCTTAAAAAATCCGTTATCGCATTAATGGCTGCTGTGATGGTTATGGCCCTCGTTTCCACAGCTGGAGCACATCCTCTGGTGGAGGAATATGAAGGGCAGGTAGATGAGATGGATGTGATGGATTTACAGATGGACCGAGATATGGGTGAGGATTATCTGGTGCTGGATGTGCGCACCCCCGAAGAGAGATCAGAAGGATACATTCCCGACACTGTCTATACCAATTTTGGGACTCTGTTTTTCAATATAGAAGAATATGTGGAAGATCAGGATGAGATGTTCGTTGTATCCTGTCAGTCAGGCGCCCGCTCATTGATAGCTGCTAAACTGCTGCAGGATATGGGCTATGAAAATGTTATTAACCTGGAAGGCGGTTTCTTGGCCTGGGAAGATGCTGGCTATGAAGTAGAACATCCTGAGGAGTAA
- a CDS encoding 2-hydroxyacid dehydrogenase, which produces MDEKPRVYVTRELPERALEKIDAECSMEVNPHDRALTRGELEKAVQNIDGLLCLLTDNIDEKLLELNPDLKVIANYAVGYDNIDVSACTERGIPVTNTPGVLTETTADLTWALLMAVARRVVEADRFTRAGHFEEWGPMLMLGQEVNGSTLGVIGLGRIGRAVARRAAAGFDMEVKYFDHSRNKNFENKYGLKKSSLEEILQASDFITLHVPLTPETEGMIGEKELKMMKKTACLINTSRGAVIDEKALLQAIRDDEIAGAGLDVYEDEPKLTPGLERESKIVILPHIGSASVKARTKMGLMAAENLLAGLKGEEIPNIVNPEALS; this is translated from the coding sequence ATGGATGAAAAACCGCGTGTATACGTGACAAGAGAATTGCCCGAACGGGCTCTGGAAAAGATCGATGCTGAATGCAGCATGGAGGTAAATCCTCACGATCGGGCGCTTACCAGGGGAGAGCTGGAAAAAGCTGTTCAAAATATCGATGGTCTTTTATGTCTGTTAACAGATAATATAGACGAAAAGCTGCTCGAGCTGAACCCTGATTTAAAAGTAATAGCTAATTATGCTGTCGGTTATGACAATATCGATGTCTCAGCCTGCACAGAGCGGGGAATCCCGGTAACAAACACGCCCGGAGTGCTGACCGAGACCACAGCCGATCTCACCTGGGCGCTTTTGATGGCTGTAGCCCGTCGCGTGGTCGAAGCTGATAGATTTACACGGGCAGGACATTTTGAAGAGTGGGGGCCTATGTTGATGCTGGGTCAGGAAGTGAACGGCAGCACGCTGGGAGTAATCGGTCTGGGGCGAATAGGCAGAGCGGTTGCCAGAAGAGCTGCAGCCGGCTTTGATATGGAGGTTAAATATTTTGATCATTCCCGGAACAAAAACTTCGAGAATAAATACGGCCTTAAAAAAAGTTCTCTGGAAGAGATTTTACAAGCTTCTGATTTCATAACTCTCCACGTGCCGCTAACACCGGAAACTGAGGGTATGATAGGCGAAAAAGAATTGAAAATGATGAAGAAAACAGCCTGTTTGATCAATACCTCCCGCGGAGCTGTGATAGATGAAAAAGCACTTTTGCAGGCTATCAGAGACGATGAAATAGCTGGAGCCGGACTCGATGTCTATGAAGATGAGCCCAAACTCACTCCCGGGCTGGAACGCGAGAGCAAAATCGTGATATTACCTCACATCGGCAGCGCCAGTGTGAAAGCAAGGACAAAAATGGGGCTGATGGCGGCCGAAAATCTGCTGGCTGGCCTAAAGGGCGAAGAAATCCCCAATATTGTCAATCCGGAAGCTCTGAGTTAA
- a CDS encoding TIGR02452 family protein, translating into MPSSFLRVIPSIKRAALALSTSQQNRWAPLRSHPSDRRYEKEKIPPRIENRGFLKGSGAQEESLARSSALYPAIKQMDEMYEANRKHDSSLYLDYMIFSPEVPVFRRDSGELLDKPYNFSFITAPAVNAGAVRENESKERIDQIYPTMKSRIEKILALACEEGIQTLVLGAFGCGVFRNVYEDVAEIFKNFLIDDERFNSAFTKIVFAVLDSSRTGWKFKIFQEKLKNN; encoded by the coding sequence ATGCCCAGTTCATTTTTGCGGGTAATTCCCAGCATCAAACGGGCTGCCCTGGCCTTATCGACATCGCAGCAAAATCGGTGGGCACCACTCCGCAGTCACCCTTCCGACAGAAGATATGAGAAGGAAAAAATTCCTCCTCGGATAGAAAATAGAGGTTTTCTAAAAGGCAGCGGAGCCCAGGAGGAAAGTCTGGCTCGATCTTCCGCCCTCTATCCTGCAATCAAACAGATGGATGAAATGTATGAAGCAAATAGAAAGCATGACTCCTCTCTTTATCTGGATTATATGATATTTTCTCCGGAGGTGCCGGTTTTTCGCAGAGACAGCGGTGAACTGCTCGATAAACCTTATAACTTCTCCTTCATAACTGCCCCCGCTGTCAACGCAGGAGCGGTAAGGGAAAATGAAAGCAAAGAAAGGATCGATCAGATCTACCCCACCATGAAAAGCAGAATTGAAAAGATCCTCGCTCTGGCCTGCGAGGAGGGTATTCAAACTCTGGTACTGGGAGCATTTGGCTGTGGAGTTTTTAGAAATGTTTATGAAGATGTAGCCGAGATATTTAAGAATTTTCTAATAGATGACGAGCGCTTCAACTCCGCTTTCACAAAAATAGTATTTGCCGTGCTGGACAGTTCCCGGACAGGCTGGAAATTCAAAATTTTTCAGGAAAAATTAAAAAATAACTGA
- a CDS encoding cupin domain-containing protein, whose translation MQDSTVHNIQETIEYQKNSIVSKTVIDKDTGTVTLFAFDEGQNLSEHSAPHEAMVHVIDGVGEYTIGGKTHRVEAGEMIVMPADIPHSVRAPEKFKMVLIMIENIEE comes from the coding sequence ATGCAAGATTCTACAGTCCATAATATCCAGGAAACGATTGAATATCAGAAAAATTCTATTGTCAGCAAAACCGTCATAGATAAGGATACTGGAACAGTTACACTTTTCGCTTTTGATGAAGGTCAGAACTTAAGCGAGCATTCCGCTCCACACGAAGCCATGGTTCATGTTATCGATGGTGTCGGAGAGTATACCATAGGAGGAAAAACACACCGGGTTGAAGCAGGTGAGATGATTGTTATGCCCGCGGATATACCTCATTCCGTCAGGGCTCCCGAAAAGTTCAAAATGGTCCTGATCATGATCGAAAATATAGAAGAATAA